One Danio aesculapii chromosome 22, fDanAes4.1, whole genome shotgun sequence genomic window carries:
- the LOC130215667 gene encoding zinc finger protein 665-like, with translation MSDPEPCRVKQEETEELIGVMVKEESEELSEDEEKHHVKSEEETQSETEDSFSVERTAVKGFTCTQCGKSYSRKQTLKLHMMIHTGEKPFKCSHCDMRFNHPGNLNSHMLIHTGEKTHRCDQCSKTFLRPSDLKKHRRLHTTEKPYSCSECGRSFTRQTDLSQHKKIHAGVKEHVCFECKKTYTTAEYLKRHQRIHNGEKPYECSHCNKRFSHSGNLNSHKMIHIGEKKYKCDQCGKTFLRPLDLRKHLRVHTKERPYSCSECGKSFRRQKSLSQHQKIHTGVREFVCFECEKTFTTAEYLKQHQKIHIGEKPFECSHCNKRFRLAGTLKYHKMIHSGEKPFTCTQCGKGFTQISHLNEHMKIHTGEKLHKCDHCGNTFFRSSQLKRHLRVHTNEKPYSCSECGKSFTQKSHLKDHQKIHTGVREFVCSECGKSFMKAADLRRHQMIHTEEKPYVCSHCNKTFRHLGYLKTHERSHTGEKPYTCTQCGKSFARSSTLTEHMLIHTGEKTHKCDQCGKTFLRTSELKRHLRLHTQVKPYS, from the exons atgagtgatccagaaccctgcagagttaaacaggaagagactgaagaactaatag GTGtgatggtgaaggaggagagtgaagaactgagtgaagatgaggagaaacatcatgtcaagaGTGAAGAAGAAACTCAGTCAGAGACTGAAGATAGTTTTTCAGTGGAAAGAACAGCTGTGAAaggtttcacctgcactcagtgtggaaagagttacaGCCGCAAACAAACTCTCAAgcttcacatgatgatccacactggagagaaaccattcaagtgttcacactgcgacatgaGATTCAATCATCCAGGAAACCTGAATTCACACatgctgatccacactggagagaaaacacatagatgtgatcagtgcagcaaaacatttttgaggcCTTCAGATCTAAAGAAACATCGTAGACTTCATACAACAGAGAAGCCTTATTCATGTTCTGAGTGTGGAAGGAGTTTTACACGACAGACAGATTTATCACAACATAAGAAAATCCACGCTGGTGTAAAAGAGCATGTCTGCTTTGAGTGTAAGAAGACGTATACTACAGCTGAATACTTGAAAcggcaccagaggattcacaatggagagaaaccttatgagtgttcacactgcaacaagaGATTCAGTCATTCAGGAAACCTGAATTCACACAAGATGATTCACATTGGAgagaaaaaatacaaatgtgatCAGTGCGGCAAAACATTTTTGAGACCTTTAGATCTAAGGAAacatcttagagttcatacaaaaGAGAGGCCTTATTcatgctctgagtgtggaaagagttttagacGACAGAAAAGTTTATCACAACATCAGAaaatccacactggtgtgagagagtttgtctgctttgagtgtgagaagacgtTTACTACAGCTGAATACTTGAAACAGCATCAGAAGATTCACATTGGAGAGAAACCTTTTgagtgttcacactgcaacaagaGATTCAGACTGGCTGGTACCCTTAAATATCACAAAATGATCCACagtggagagaaaccgttcacatgtactcagtgtgggaaaggTTTCACACAAATATcgcaccttaatgaacacatgaagatccacactggagaaaagcttCACAAATGTGATCACTGTGGCAATACATTTTTTAGGTCTTCACAGCTGAAGAGACATCTTAGAGTTCACACAAACGAGAAACCTTATTCATGCtctgagtgtgggaagagttttacacagaaatcacatttaaaagaccatcagaagatccacactggtgtgagagagtttgtctgttctgagtgtgggaagagttttatgAAAGCTGCCGACTTGAGACGACATCAGATGAttcacactgaagagaaaccgtacgtgtgttcacactgcaacaaaACATTCAGACATTTAGGAtacctgaaaacacatgagaggagtcacacaggagagaaaccgtacacatgtactcagtgtgggaagagtttcgcACGATCATCAACCCTTACTGAACACATgctgattcacactggagagaaaacacacaaatgtgatcaatgcGGTAAAACGTTTTTGAGGACTTCAGAGCTGAAGAGACATCTTAGACTTCATACACAGGTGAAGCCATATTCTTGA
- the LOC130215671 gene encoding zinc finger protein 420-like → MSDPEPCRIKQEETEELIDVMVKEESEELSEDEEKHHFKSEEETQSETEDSFSIERTAVKGFTCTQCGKSYSRKQTLELHMMIHTGERPHRCDQCSKTFSWPSDLKKHLRVHTTEKPYSCSECGKGFRQEKSLSQHQQIHAAVREFVCFECKKTFTTAEYLKRHQMIHNGEKPFECSHCDKRFRLASLLKFHKMTHTGERPFTCTQCGKSFTQLSHLKEHMLVHTGERPHRCDQCGKTFFRPSELNRHLKVHTNEKPYSCSECGKSFRHQTHLNGHEMIHTGVREFVCSECGKRFMKTADLRRHQIIHTGMKPYKCSHCDKRFNNPGNLKKHKLIHTGEKTHRCDHCSKTFLRPAELKIHLRVHTKEKLYSCSECGKSFTRQTSLNEHQQIHAGVREFVCFKCGKSFITARALKMHQMIHTEEKPYVCSHCNKAFRHSGYLKTHERIHTGEKPFTCTQCGKSFARSSSLTEHILTHTGEKTHRCDQCSKVFLRVSELKRHLRLHTKEKPYS, encoded by the exons atgagtgatccagaaccctgcagaattaaacaggaagagactgaagaactaatag atgtgatggtgaaggaggagagtgaagaactgagtgaagatgaggagaaacatcatttCAAGAGTGAAGAAGAAACTCAGTCAGAGACTGAAGATAGTTTTTCGATAGAAAGAACAGCTGTGAAaggtttcacctgcactcagtgtggaaagagttacaGCCGCAAACAGACTCTCGAgcttcacatgatgatccacactggagagagaccacaCAGATGTGATCAGTGCAGCAAAACGTTTTCGTGGCCTTCAGATCTAAAGAAACATCTCAGAGTTCATACAACGGAAAAGCCTTATTCATGTTCTGAATGTGGAAAAGGTTTTAGACAGGAGAAAAGCTTGTCACAACATCAGCAGATCCACGCTGCTGTGAGAGAGTTTGTCTGCTTTGAGTGTAAGAAGACGTTTACTACAGCTGAATACTTGAAACGGCATCAGATGATTCACAATGGAGAGAAACCTTTtgagtgttcacactgcgacaagagattcagactGGCTAGTCTCCTTAAATTTCACAAAatgactcacactggagagaggccgttcacatgtactcagtgtgggaagagtttcacacaaTTATCACACCTCAAGGAACACATGctggtccacactggagagagaccacaCAGATGTGATCAGTGCGGTAAAACATTTTTTAGGCCTTCAGAGCTGAACAGACATCTTAAAGTTCACACAAACGAGAAACCTTATTCGTGTTcagagtgtggaaagagttttagacATCAGACACATTTAAATGGCCATGAgatgatccacactggtgtgagagagtttgtCTGCTCTGAGTGTGGAAAACGTTTTATGAAAACTGCGGACTTGAGACGACACCAGATTATTCACACTGGAatgaaaccgtacaagtgttcacactgcgacaagagattcaatAATCCAGGAAACTTGAAAAAACACAAGCTGATCCACACCGGggagaaaacacacagatgtgatcactgcagcaaaacatttttaagaccTGCAGAGCTGAAGAtccatcttagagttcatacaaaggagaagctTTATTCGTGTTcagagtgtggaaagagttttacacgACAGACAAGTTTAAATGAACATCAGCAGATCCACGctggtgtgagagagtttgtCTGCTTtaagtgtgggaagagttttattaCAGCTAGAGCCTTGAAAATGCACCAGATGATCCACACTGAAGAGAAACCGTACGTGTGTTCACACTGTAACAAAGCATTCAGACATTCAGGAtacctgaaaacacatgagaggattcacactggagagaaaccattcacatgtactcagtgtgggaagagtttcgcACGATCTTCATCTCTTACTGAACACATACTGAcgcacactggagagaaaacacacagatgtgatCAGTGCAGCAAAGTATTTTTGAGAGTTTCAGAGCTGAAGAGACATCTTAGActtcatacaaaggagaagccatATTCTTGA
- the LOC130215680 gene encoding gastrula zinc finger protein XlCGF17.1-like, which produces MSDPEPCRIKQEETEELIDVVVKEESEELSGDEEKHHVKSEEETHVNTEDDVSMETTAQKCFTCTQCGTILSSRCHLKRHLLIHTGERPHKCDQCSKTYLRSSELKRHLSVHTSERPYSCSECGKSFRHQTHLKDHQKLHTAVRKFVCSECKKTFTTAEYLKRHERIHIGEKPFECSHCNKRFRLASLLKFHKMTHTGERPFTCTQCGKSFTQLSHLKEHMLVHTGERPHKCDQCDKAFFRSSELKKHLRVHTNERPYLCSECGKSFTLKSHLNGHQKIHTGVREFVCSECGKTFKRVSDLRRHQKIHTGVKAYVCSHCDKAFRDSGYLKTHERTHTGEKPYTCAQCGKSFAQFAHLNRHVLMHTGGKSHE; this is translated from the exons atgagtgatccagaaccctgcagaattaaacaggaagagactgaagaactaatag ATGTGGTGGtgaaagaggagagtgaagaactgagtggagatgaggagaaacatcatgtcaagaGTGAAGAAGAAACTCACGTAAACACTGAAGATGATGTTTCAATGGAAACAACAGCCCAAAaatgtttcacctgcactcagtgtggaacgATTTTAAGCTCTAGATGCCATCTCAAGCGTCACCTGCTGATCCACACAGGAGAGAGACcacacaaatgtgatcagtgCAGCAAAACGTATTTGAGGTCTTCAGAGCTGAAGAGACATCTTAGCGTTCATACAAGCGAAAGGCCTTATTCATGTTCagaatgtggaaagagttttagacATCAGACACATTTAAAAGACCATCAGAAGCTCCACACTGCTGTGAGAAAGTTTGTCTGCTCTGAGTGTAAGAAGACGTTTACTACAGCTGAATACTTAAAACGGCATGAGAGGATTCACATTGGAGAGAAACCTTTTgagtgttcacactgcaacaagaGATTCAGACTGGCTAGTCTCCTTAAATTTCACAAAatgactcacactggagagagaccgttcacatgtactcagtgtgggaagagtttcacacagTTATCACACCTCAAGGAACACATGctggtccacactggagagagaccacacaaatgtgatcagtgCGACAAAGCATTTTTCAGGTCTTCAGAGCTGAAGAAacatcttagagttcatacaaacGAGAGGCCATATTTATGTTcagagtgtgggaagagttttacacTTAAGTCCCATTTAAATGgccatcagaagatccacactggtgtgagagagtttgtCTGCTCTGAGTGTGGGAAGACTTTTAAACGAGTTTCAGACTTGAGACGACACCAGAAGATTCACACTGGAGTGAAAGCGTAcgtgtgttcacactgcgacaaagCATTCAGAGATTCAGGAtacctgaaaacacatgagaggactcacactggagagaaaccgtacacctgtgctcagtgtgggaagagtttcgcACAGTTCGCTCACCTTAATAGACATGTGCTGATGCACACTGGAGGGAAAAGTCAtgaataa
- the LOC130215650 gene encoding gastrula zinc finger protein XlCGF7.1-like isoform X2 produces the protein MSDPEPCRIKQEETEELIDVMVKEESEELSEDEEKHHVKTETETESKTEHGVSMERTDIKGLTCTQCGKSLSSKYDLKRHMMIHTGEKPYKCSHCDKRFNHSGNLNSHMMIHTGEKTHTCDHCGKTFLRPSELKNHLRVHTKEKLYSCSECGKSFGVQSSLRKHQQIHTGVRKFVCFECKKAFTRADYLKQHQRIHTGEKPYVCSHCDKRFSLASSLKYHKTTHTGEKPLTCSQCGKSFTKLAHFNKHMPLHTGEKTHKCDQCDKAFLRPSQLRVHLRSHTNEKP, from the exons atgagtgatccagaaccctgcagaattaaacaggaagagactgaagaactaatag atgtgatggtgaaggaggagagtgaagaactgagtgaagatgaggagaaacatcatgtcaaaactgAAACCGAAACTGAATCAAAGACTGAACATGGTGTTTCAATGGAAAGAACGGACATAAAAGGTttgacctgcactcagtgtggaaagagtttaaGCTCTAAATACGATCTTAAGCGtcacatgatgattcacactggagagaaaccttacaagtgttcacactgcgacaagagattcaatcATTCAGGAAACCTGAATtcacacatgatgatccacactggagagaaaacgcACACATGTGATCACTGcggcaaaacatttttgaggcCTTCAGAGCTGAAGAACCATCTTAGAGTTCACACAAAGGAGAAGCTTTATTcatgctctgagtgtggaaagagttttggagtGCAGTCAAGTTTAAGAAAACATCAgcagatccacactggtgtgagaaaGTTTGTGTGCTTTGAGTGTAAGAAGGCTTTTACTAGAGCTGATTACTTGAAAcagcaccagaggattcacactggagagaaaccttacgtgtgttcacactgcgacaagagattcagtctgGCTAGTTCCCTTAAATATCACAAAacaactcacactggagagaaaccattaacatgttctcagtgtgggaagagtttcacaaaATTAGCACACTTTAACAAACACATGCCgctccacaccggagagaaaacacacaagtGTGATCAATGCGACAAAGCATTTTTGAGGCCTTCACAGCTGAGGGTCCATCTTAGAAGTCATACAAATGAGAAGCCTTAG
- the LOC130215650 gene encoding gastrula zinc finger protein XlCGF7.1-like isoform X1 codes for MVKEESEELSEDEEKHHVKTETETESKTEHGVSMERTDIKDVIVKEESEELSEDEEKHHVRSEEETHTNTEDNFSMGRTAVNCFTCIQCVKSFSCKYNLKIHMRTHTGEKPYKCSHCDKRFNHSGNLNSHKMIHTGEKTHRCDHCGKTFLRPYELKKHLRLHTKEKPYSCSECGKSFTQQSCLRKHQQIHTGVREFVCFECGGTFIRAGDLKRHQMIHTGEKPCVCSHCSKTFRDSGLLKTHERSHTGEKPYTCAQCGKSFTRLSNLNKHMLIHTGETNHQ; via the exons atggtgaaggaggagagtgaagaactgagtgaagatgaggagaaacatcatgtcaaaactgAAACCGAAACTGAATCAAAGACTGAACATGGTGTTTCAATGGAAAGAACGGACATAAAAG ATGTgatagtgaaggaggagagtgaagaactgagtgaagatgaggagaaacatcatgtcaggAGTGAAGAAGAAACTCATACAAACACTGAAGATAATTTTTCAATGGGAAGAACAGCTGTAAATTGTTTCACCTGCATTCAGTGTGTAAAGAGTTTCAGTTGTAAATATAATCTCAAGATTCACATGAGGAcccacacaggagagaaaccttacaagtgttcacactgcgacaagagattcaatcATTCAGGAAACCTGAATTCACAcaagatgattcacactggagagaaaacacacagatgtgatcactgcggcaaaacatttttgaggcCTTACGAGTTGAAGAAACATCTTAGACTTCATACAAAAGAGAAGCCGTATTCatgttctgagtgtggaaagagttttacacaGCAGTCATGCTTAAGAAAACATCAgcagatccacactggtgtgagagagtttgtgtgcttTGAGTGTGGGGGAACTTTTATTCGAGCTGGAGACTTGAAACGACAtcagatgattcacactggagagaaaccctgcGTGTGTTCACACTGCAGCAAAACATTCAGAGATTCGGGATTGCTGAAGACACATGAGAGGAgtcacacaggagagaaaccgtacacatgtgctcagtgtgggaagagtttcacccGACtatcaaaccttaataaacatatgctgatccacactggagagacaAATCACCAATAA
- the LOC130215684 gene encoding gastrula zinc finger protein XlCGF57.1-like has product MSDPEPCRIKQEETEELIGVKVKEESEELSEDEEKHHVKREEETQSKTEDEFSVERTAEKGFTCTLCGKSFRHKCYLEYHMWIHTGERPYKCSHCNKRFSRSGNLKTHMLIHTGEKTHRCDQCGKTFLRALALRNHLRLHTSERPYSCTECGKSFTQKSHLKDHQKIHTGVREFVCFDCGKSFIRAGQLKRHQMIHTEEKTYECSHCDERFRLAGTLRHHKMTQTGEKLFTCTRCGKNLKQISNINEHALIHTGERKHKCDQCGKTFLRPAELKRHLRLHTNERPYSCSGCGKSFTQKSHLKKHKLIHTGEKPHRCDQCSKAFKRPAELRRHVRVHTNERPFSCSECGKSFRHPSRLKYHQMIHTGEKPYKCSHCNETFRQSGHLKIHERSHTGEKNNNLKKQNEISLPGNYSVFTHTRFLS; this is encoded by the exons atgagtgatccagaaccctgcagaattaaacaggaagagactgaagaactaatag GTGTgaaggtgaaggaggagagtgaagaactgagtgaagatgaggagaaacatcatgtcaagaGGGAAGAAGAAACTCAATCAAAGACTGAAGATGAATTTTCAGTGGAAAGAACAGCTGAGAAAGGTTTCACCTGCACtctgtgtggaaagagtttcaggcaCAAATGCTATCTCGAGTATCACATGTGGATACACACAGGAGAGagaccttacaagtgttcacactgcaacaagaGATTCAGTCGTTCAGGAAACCTGAAAACACACatgctgatccacactggagagaaaacacacagatgtgatCAGTGCGGCAAAACTTTTCTGAGGGCTTTAGCACTGAGGAACCATCTTAGACTTCACACAAGCGAAAGGCCTTATTCATGcactgagtgtggaaagagttttacacagaaatcacatttaaaagatcatcagaagatccacactggtgtgagagagtttgtgtgctttgactgtgggaagagtttcattaGAGCTGGACAATTGAAACGACACCAGATGattcacactgaagagaaaacctatgagtgttcacactgcgatGAGAGATTCAGACTGGCTGGCACCCTTAGACATCACAAAATGACTCAAACTGGAGAGAAACTGTTCACATGTACTCGGTGTGGGAAAAATTTGAAACAAATATCAAACATTAATGAACACGcgctgatccacactggagagcgaaaacacaaatgtgatcagtgcggaaaaacatttttgaggccTGCAGAGCTGAAAAGACATCTTAGACTTCATACTAACGAGAGGCCTTATTCATGCTCTgggtgtggaaagagttttacacaGAAATCACATCTTAAGAAACACAagctgatccacactggagagaaaccacacaGATGTGATCAGTGCAGTAAAGCATTTAAGAGGCCTGCAGAGCTGAGGAGACATGTTAGAGTTCATACTAACGAGAGGCCTTTTTcatgctctgagtgtggaaagagtttcagacaTCCGTCACGTTTAAAATACCAtcagatgattcacactggagagaaaccttacaagtgttcacactgcaacgAAACATTCAGACAATCAGGACACCTGAAAATACATGAGAGGagtcacactggagagaaaaatAACAACCTAAAAAAGCAGAATGAAATTTCCCTTCCTGGAAACTACTCTGTATTCACACACACCAGATTTCTCAGTTAA